A region of Pseudomonas saponiphila DNA encodes the following proteins:
- a CDS encoding peptidoglycan DD-metalloendopeptidase family protein, with product MLVRLLLLCGLSLLATSLAAMTVYKSVDADGVVSYSDRPSPGAQAFVFHDRMEEHLEHQVRLDIHKHKGVDAVYVRNDLYAPVEIELGFAALRNVKGAPGRPIRQVLPARSRQRLALLTAIHADQPLSYVPRFRYSLGDPAEATQAYRYPLPWRGGPFRLTQGANGQYSHFAPRSRYAMDIAMPVGTPIIAARGGVVVKTENAQNGRGDNPAGNFVRVLHDDGTMGVYLHLKQGSVSVREGQRVAVGSPLGLSGNTGNSSGPHLHFVVQRNTGLGLVSIPYQFNQPLGELPNFALGKK from the coding sequence ATGCTTGTGCGCCTGCTGCTGTTGTGCGGACTGTCACTGCTGGCCACGTCGCTGGCGGCGATGACCGTCTACAAATCCGTCGACGCCGATGGCGTGGTGTCCTACAGCGACCGGCCTTCGCCGGGAGCCCAGGCGTTCGTGTTTCACGACCGCATGGAAGAGCACCTGGAACACCAGGTGCGCCTGGATATCCACAAGCACAAGGGCGTGGATGCGGTGTATGTGCGCAATGATCTGTATGCGCCGGTGGAGATCGAGCTGGGCTTTGCCGCCCTGCGCAACGTCAAGGGTGCGCCTGGGCGCCCCATCCGTCAGGTGCTGCCGGCCCGCAGCAGGCAGCGCCTGGCGCTGCTCACGGCGATTCACGCCGATCAGCCCCTGAGTTATGTGCCCCGGTTCCGTTACTCCCTGGGCGACCCGGCAGAGGCCACTCAGGCCTACCGTTACCCGCTGCCCTGGCGCGGTGGGCCGTTTCGCCTGACCCAGGGCGCCAATGGCCAATACAGCCATTTCGCGCCCAGGAGCCGCTACGCAATGGACATCGCCATGCCGGTGGGCACGCCGATCATTGCCGCTCGTGGCGGGGTGGTGGTCAAGACCGAGAATGCCCAGAACGGGCGGGGCGACAACCCGGCGGGCAACTTCGTCCGGGTGCTGCATGACGACGGCACCATGGGCGTGTACCTGCACCTCAAGCAAGGTTCGGTGAGTGTGCGCGAAGGGCAGCGGGTGGCGGTGGGTAGCCCGCTGGGCTTATCCGGCAACACCGGCAACAGCAGCGGGCCGCACCTGCATTTCGTGGTGCAGCGCAATACCGGGCTGGGGCTGGTGTCGATTCCCTATCAGTTCAACCAGCCGCTGGGGGAACTGCCGAATTTTGCCCTGGGTAAAAAATGA
- a CDS encoding helix-turn-helix domain-containing protein: MTDQPTNQRFASVWDALEDTPQEAANMRLRAKLMLELGKTVQAWGVSQKEAAKRLNISQPRLNDVLSGKINKFSLDALVNLSEAAQLGVDIHFDASGTQPLAPA; this comes from the coding sequence ATGACTGACCAACCGACCAACCAGCGCTTTGCCAGTGTCTGGGACGCCCTTGAGGACACCCCCCAGGAGGCTGCCAACATGCGCCTGCGGGCCAAGCTGATGCTTGAACTGGGCAAGACCGTGCAAGCCTGGGGGGTATCGCAGAAGGAGGCGGCCAAGCGCCTCAATATCTCCCAGCCACGCCTCAATGACGTGCTCAGCGGCAAGATCAACAAGTTCTCCCTCGATGCCCTGGTCAACCTGTCCGAGGCCGCCCAACTGGGCGTGGATATCCATTTCGATGCGTCGGGCACGCAGCCTCTGGCCCCGGCCTGA
- a CDS encoding type II toxin-antitoxin system RelE/ParE family toxin has product MPRHKDVVFVGSALRDLRAFPEDARRAAGFQLDLLQQGEQPYDCRSVKTIGPGVFEIRIHEDSGAFRVFYVVRRPAATYVLHAVRKTTRKTEARDIELARARYQEAGSRHD; this is encoded by the coding sequence ATGCCCAGGCACAAGGATGTGGTGTTTGTCGGGAGCGCGCTGCGGGATCTCCGGGCGTTCCCTGAAGATGCCCGCCGGGCCGCCGGTTTCCAGCTGGATCTGCTGCAGCAGGGTGAACAGCCCTACGATTGCAGGTCGGTGAAAACCATCGGCCCGGGCGTTTTCGAAATCAGGATCCATGAGGATTCAGGGGCGTTTCGGGTGTTCTATGTGGTCAGGCGACCCGCAGCCACCTATGTGCTGCACGCGGTGCGCAAGACCACCCGCAAGACCGAAGCGCGGGATATCGAGCTGGCTCGTGCCAGATATCAGGAAGCAGGTTCACGCCATGACTGA
- a CDS encoding response regulator has protein sequence MSKVSVLVVDDASFIRDLVKKCLRNYFPGIKIEDAINGKKAQAMLAREAFDLVLCDWEMPEMSGLELLTWCREQESMKSMPFVMVTSRGDKENVVQAIQAGVSGYVSKPFTNEQLLTKVKQALNKVGKLDTLMNSAPTKMNSAFGNDSLSALTGGKPAVVGAAAAPVNPFAKPAAAAPAPAAAAPTRGLLNNPPVKAPAPAAAASGGRGQGQLRLSSGNQPCVIKALSIKEALLVVKRTDSLPQVLESAVLDLEQGDNAEVARLNGYLHAVVALEPKPDSEWLQLTFRFVDQDAQKLDYISRLIARGTAQKHFVPGA, from the coding sequence ATGAGTAAGGTAAGTGTGTTGGTGGTGGACGACGCTTCGTTCATTCGTGACCTGGTGAAGAAGTGCCTGCGCAACTACTTCCCTGGCATCAAGATCGAAGACGCGATCAACGGCAAGAAGGCCCAGGCGATGCTCGCCCGCGAAGCTTTCGACCTGGTCCTGTGCGACTGGGAGATGCCGGAAATGTCCGGCCTTGAGCTGCTGACCTGGTGCCGTGAGCAAGAGTCCATGAAGTCCATGCCGTTCGTCATGGTCACCAGCCGTGGCGACAAGGAAAACGTGGTGCAGGCGATCCAGGCCGGGGTGTCCGGCTATGTGAGCAAGCCCTTCACCAACGAACAGCTGCTGACCAAGGTCAAGCAGGCGCTGAACAAGGTCGGCAAGCTCGACACCTTGATGAACAGCGCGCCGACCAAGATGAACTCGGCCTTCGGCAACGACTCCCTGAGTGCCCTGACCGGCGGCAAGCCGGCGGTGGTGGGAGCGGCTGCGGCTCCGGTCAATCCGTTCGCCAAACCGGCGGCTGCTGCGCCAGCCCCGGCCGCCGCGGCGCCGACGCGCGGCTTGCTCAACAACCCTCCGGTCAAGGCCCCGGCACCTGCGGCAGCGGCCAGTGGTGGTCGTGGCCAGGGTCAACTGCGCTTGTCCAGCGGCAACCAGCCGTGCGTGATCAAGGCCCTGAGCATCAAGGAAGCCTTGCTGGTGGTGAAGCGCACCGACAGCCTGCCCCAGGTGCTGGAAAGCGCGGTGCTGGATCTGGAGCAGGGCGACAACGCCGAAGTGGCGCGGCTCAATGGCTACCTGCATGCGGTGGTGGCACTGGAGCCCAAGCCGGACAGCGAGTGGCTGCAACTGACCTTCCGTTTTGTCGACCAGGACGCGCAAAAGCTCGACTACATCTCGCGCCTGATCGCCCGCGGCACGGCGCAGAAGCACTTCGTTCCGGGCGCCTGA
- the phoU gene encoding phosphate signaling complex protein PhoU: MISKEGLTHHISQQFNAELEEVRSHLLAMGGLVEKQVNDAVTALIEADSGLAQQVREIDDQINQMERNIDEECLRILARRQPAASDLRLIISISKSVIDLERIGDEATKIARRAIQLCEEGEAPRGYVEVRHIGDQVRNMVRDALDAFARFDADLALSVAQYDKIIDREYKTALRELATYMMEDPRSISRVLSIIWVLRSLERIGDHARNISELVIYLVRGTDVRHLGLKRMKEEVEGTSGESANVPDQADDK; encoded by the coding sequence ATGATTTCGAAGGAAGGCCTTACTCACCATATCTCCCAGCAGTTCAATGCCGAGCTGGAAGAGGTGCGCAGCCACCTGCTGGCCATGGGCGGGCTGGTGGAGAAGCAAGTCAACGACGCGGTCACCGCGCTGATCGAGGCCGACTCCGGGCTGGCCCAGCAGGTGCGCGAGATCGACGACCAGATCAACCAGATGGAGCGCAACATCGACGAGGAATGCCTGCGCATCCTCGCCCGTCGCCAGCCGGCGGCCTCCGACCTGCGGTTGATCATCAGCATCTCCAAGTCGGTGATCGACCTGGAGCGCATCGGCGACGAAGCCACCAAGATCGCTCGTCGGGCCATCCAGCTGTGCGAAGAGGGCGAGGCCCCGCGCGGCTACGTGGAAGTGCGGCACATCGGTGACCAGGTGCGCAACATGGTGCGCGATGCCCTCGACGCCTTTGCCCGCTTCGATGCCGACCTGGCACTTTCCGTGGCCCAGTACGACAAGATCATCGACCGTGAATACAAGACCGCGTTGCGCGAGCTGGCCACCTACATGATGGAAGACCCGCGCTCTATCTCGCGGGTTCTGAGCATTATCTGGGTGTTGCGCTCGCTGGAGCGGATCGGTGATCACGCGCGCAACATTTCCGAGCTGGTGATTTACCTGGTACGTGGCACCGATGTGCGCCATCTGGGACTCAAGCGCATGAAGGAAGAAGTTGAAGGCACAAGTGGCGAATCCGCTAATGTTCCGGATCAAGCTGACGATAAGTAA
- the pstB gene encoding phosphate ABC transporter ATP-binding protein PstB, with amino-acid sequence MQHEAHTHGINMSALGRDKQSLSLEQETVAIEVPGLSLFYGEKQALFDVSMNIPKQRVTAFIGPSGCGKSTLLRTFNRMNDLVDGCRVEGAINLYGNNIYRKGEDVAELRRRVGMVFQKPNPFPKTIYENVVYGLRIQGINKKRVLDEAVEWALKGAALWDEVKDRLHDSALGLSGGQQQRLVIARTIAVEPEVLLLDEPCSALDPISTLKVEELIYELKSKFTIVIVTHNMQQAARVSDYTAFMYMGKLVEFGDTDTLFTNPAKKQTEDYITGRYG; translated from the coding sequence ATGCAACACGAAGCACACACTCATGGCATCAACATGTCCGCCCTGGGCCGCGACAAGCAGAGCCTGAGCCTGGAACAGGAAACCGTGGCCATCGAAGTGCCGGGCCTGAGCCTGTTCTACGGCGAGAAACAAGCGCTGTTCGATGTCAGCATGAACATCCCCAAGCAGCGCGTGACCGCCTTCATCGGCCCGTCCGGTTGCGGCAAGTCGACCCTGCTGCGGACCTTCAACCGCATGAACGATCTGGTGGACGGCTGCCGCGTGGAGGGGGCGATCAACCTCTACGGCAACAACATCTACCGCAAGGGCGAAGACGTGGCCGAGCTGCGCCGTCGGGTGGGCATGGTGTTCCAGAAGCCCAACCCGTTCCCCAAGACCATCTATGAAAACGTGGTCTACGGCTTGCGCATCCAGGGCATCAACAAGAAGCGCGTGCTCGACGAAGCCGTGGAGTGGGCGCTCAAGGGCGCGGCGCTGTGGGACGAGGTCAAGGACCGCCTGCATGATTCGGCACTGGGACTGTCCGGCGGTCAGCAGCAGCGTCTGGTGATTGCCCGCACCATCGCCGTGGAACCGGAAGTGCTGCTGCTGGACGAACCCTGCTCGGCCCTGGACCCGATCTCGACCCTGAAGGTCGAGGAACTGATCTACGAGCTGAAGTCCAAGTTCACCATCGTCATCGTGACCCACAACATGCAGCAGGCGGCGCGGGTGTCCGACTACACCGCGTTCATGTACATGGGCAAGCTGGTGGAGTTCGGCGACACCGACACGCTGTTCACCAACCCGGCCAAGAAGCAGACCGAAGACTACATCACCGGGCGTTACGGCTAG
- the pstA gene encoding phosphate ABC transporter permease PstA — protein MKQNSLKDWFKSGAPGVWISGGAVSIAVIMTIGLLAVIAVRGLGHFWPADLVHASYDVPGQANHLVIGEVVQKEEVPRARLKSAGLPVPDQGPEFMTRELIKVGNRDLNGNDFTWIVGEWLTNQSYPKELMAIERREWGNFYGYLVNVKESGKVIAEGEAAWPELQARINRVNQLAVQLKTLEKSDIGAINAGLERIRLHGRKLELDGKMTPAAQADMDAERAELNARYQEVEARLSDLHAQFNRDSLTARDANGKEIEIGLGKVVHAYQPNAMGTFTKIGFYFSKVWEFLSDDPREANTEGGIFPAIFGTVMMTLIMAMIVTPFGVLAAVYLREYAKQNTLTRVIRIAVNNLAGVPAIVYGVFGLGFFVYVLGGSVDRLFFPEALPAPTFGTPGLLWASLTLALLAVPVVIVATEEGLARIPRTVREGSLALGATKAETLWKIVLPMASPAMMTGMILAVARAAGEVAPLMLVGVVKLAPSLPLDGNYPYLHLDQKIMHLGFHIYDVGFQSPNVEAARPLVYATALLLVLVIATLNLSAVWIRNHLREKYKALDS, from the coding sequence GTGAAACAGAACTCCCTAAAAGACTGGTTCAAGAGCGGCGCCCCAGGCGTCTGGATCAGCGGTGGCGCGGTGTCCATCGCGGTCATCATGACCATCGGTTTGCTGGCGGTGATCGCCGTGCGCGGCCTCGGCCACTTCTGGCCGGCCGACCTGGTGCACGCCAGCTACGACGTGCCGGGCCAGGCCAACCACCTGGTCATCGGTGAAGTGGTGCAGAAGGAAGAAGTGCCCCGGGCACGCCTGAAGAGCGCCGGCCTGCCGGTGCCCGACCAGGGCCCGGAGTTCATGACCCGGGAGCTGATCAAGGTCGGTAACCGCGACCTGAATGGCAACGACTTCACCTGGATCGTCGGCGAGTGGCTGACCAACCAGAGCTACCCGAAGGAACTGATGGCCATCGAGCGCCGTGAGTGGGGCAACTTCTACGGCTACCTGGTCAACGTCAAGGAAAGCGGCAAGGTGATCGCCGAGGGCGAGGCTGCCTGGCCCGAGCTGCAAGCGCGGATCAACCGGGTGAACCAGCTGGCGGTCCAGCTCAAGACCCTGGAAAAATCCGACATCGGCGCGATCAACGCCGGTCTGGAGCGCATCCGCCTGCACGGCCGCAAGCTGGAGCTGGACGGCAAGATGACCCCCGCCGCCCAGGCCGACATGGACGCCGAGCGCGCCGAACTCAATGCCCGTTATCAGGAGGTCGAGGCGCGCCTGAGCGACCTGCACGCCCAGTTCAACCGCGACAGCCTCACTGCCCGCGATGCCAACGGCAAGGAAATCGAGATCGGCCTGGGCAAGGTGGTGCATGCCTACCAGCCGAACGCCATGGGCACCTTCACCAAGATCGGCTTCTACTTCAGCAAGGTCTGGGAATTCCTCAGCGACGACCCCCGTGAAGCCAACACCGAGGGCGGGATCTTCCCGGCGATCTTCGGCACCGTGATGATGACCCTGATCATGGCCATGATCGTCACCCCGTTCGGCGTGCTGGCGGCGGTCTACCTGCGTGAATACGCCAAGCAGAACACCCTGACCCGGGTGATCCGCATCGCCGTGAACAACCTGGCGGGGGTTCCGGCCATCGTCTACGGGGTGTTCGGCCTGGGCTTCTTCGTCTACGTGCTGGGCGGTTCCGTGGACCGCCTGTTCTTCCCCGAAGCCCTGCCGGCGCCGACCTTCGGCACCCCGGGCCTGCTCTGGGCTTCCCTGACCCTGGCGCTGCTGGCGGTGCCGGTGGTGATCGTGGCCACCGAGGAAGGCCTGGCGCGGATTCCCCGTACCGTGCGTGAGGGCTCCCTAGCCCTGGGCGCGACCAAGGCCGAGACGCTGTGGAAGATCGTCCTGCCGATGGCCAGCCCGGCGATGATGACCGGGATGATCCTCGCGGTGGCCCGCGCCGCCGGCGAAGTGGCGCCGCTGATGCTGGTGGGCGTGGTGAAACTGGCGCCGTCGCTGCCGCTGGATGGCAACTACCCGTACCTGCACCTGGACCAGAAGATCATGCACCTGGGCTTCCATATCTACGACGTCGGCTTCCAGAGCCCCAACGTCGAGGCCGCGCGGCCTCTGGTGTACGCCACCGCGCTGCTGCTGGTGCTGGTGATCGCCACCCTGAACCTGTCGGCGGTCTGGATCCGTAACCACCTGCGGGAAAAATACAAGGCACTGGATAGCTGA
- a CDS encoding ABC transporter permease subunit, with protein MQDAGKPLMFSLEEQNQVAMRVSDKGQALFFDIDSGAELRKVDLPVPAGASVTSIGKDQPGNPLVVVGLSNGQALVFRHTYKVSYPDGKKTISPAIEYPYGETPITLNEQGGALEHVNLNATDSSLIIAGSTGAQLHVLKLTREENMMTGEVTSEQSRIELPQMTEPVKAMYIDPRQQWLYVINGRALADVFSLRDKSLNGRYKLLDDANAEVTASTQLVGGISLIIGTSKGGLAQWFMARDADGELRLKPIRSFQMGTAPIVEITAEERRKGFVALDAAGKLGVFHSTAHRTLLVDQVVDGQGLFGLSPRANRVIVEAGGKLQPLLLDNPHPEVSWSALWSKVWYENYDEPKYVWQSTAANTDFEPKLSLSPLTFGTLKAAFYAMLLAAPLAVAAAIYTAYFMAPGMRRKVKPVIELMEAMPTVILGFFAGLFLAPYVEGHLPGIFSLLLLLPIGILVAGFAWSRLPESLRLKVPDGWESAILIPVIIFVGFLSLYLSPFMENWFFGGDMRMWISHDLGITYDQRNALVVGLAMGFAVIPNIYSIAEDAVFSVPRGLTLGSLALGATPWQTMTRVVILTASPGIFSALMIGMGRAVGETMIVLMATGNTPVMEMNLFEGLRTLAANVAVEMPESEVGGSHYRVLFLSALVLLLFTFVMNTLAELIRQRLRKKYSSL; from the coding sequence ATGCAGGATGCCGGCAAGCCGCTGATGTTCTCCCTGGAAGAGCAGAACCAGGTAGCCATGCGCGTCTCCGACAAGGGCCAGGCGCTGTTCTTCGACATCGACAGCGGCGCCGAGCTGCGCAAGGTCGACCTGCCGGTTCCCGCGGGGGCCAGCGTCACCTCCATCGGCAAGGACCAGCCCGGCAATCCGCTGGTGGTGGTCGGTCTGTCCAACGGCCAGGCCCTGGTGTTCCGCCACACCTACAAGGTCAGCTACCCGGACGGCAAGAAGACCATCTCGCCGGCCATCGAGTACCCCTACGGCGAAACCCCGATCACTTTGAACGAGCAGGGCGGGGCGCTGGAACACGTCAATCTCAACGCCACTGATTCGTCGCTGATCATCGCCGGTTCCACCGGTGCACAGTTGCATGTGCTGAAGCTGACCCGCGAAGAAAACATGATGACCGGCGAAGTCACCAGCGAGCAGAGCCGCATCGAGCTGCCGCAGATGACCGAGCCGGTCAAGGCGATGTACATCGATCCGCGCCAGCAATGGCTGTATGTGATCAATGGTCGGGCCTTGGCCGACGTGTTCAGCCTGCGGGACAAGAGCCTCAACGGTCGCTACAAATTGCTGGACGACGCCAACGCTGAAGTCACCGCCAGCACCCAACTGGTGGGCGGCATCTCGCTGATCATCGGCACCTCCAAGGGCGGTCTGGCCCAGTGGTTCATGGCCCGCGATGCGGATGGCGAACTGCGCCTGAAGCCGATCCGCAGCTTCCAGATGGGCACCGCGCCCATCGTTGAAATCACCGCCGAAGAGCGCCGCAAGGGCTTCGTCGCCCTGGATGCCGCCGGCAAGCTCGGGGTGTTCCACAGCACTGCCCATCGCACTCTGCTGGTGGACCAGGTAGTGGACGGCCAGGGCCTGTTCGGCCTGTCGCCACGGGCCAACCGGGTGATCGTCGAGGCCGGCGGCAAGCTGCAACCGCTGCTGCTGGACAACCCACACCCGGAAGTGTCCTGGAGCGCCTTGTGGAGCAAGGTCTGGTACGAGAACTACGACGAGCCTAAGTACGTCTGGCAATCCACCGCGGCCAACACCGATTTTGAACCCAAGCTGAGCCTCTCGCCGCTGACCTTCGGCACCCTGAAGGCGGCGTTCTACGCCATGCTGCTGGCGGCGCCATTGGCGGTGGCCGCGGCGATCTACACCGCCTACTTCATGGCCCCGGGCATGCGCCGCAAGGTCAAGCCGGTGATCGAACTGATGGAAGCGATGCCGACGGTGATCCTCGGCTTCTTCGCCGGCCTGTTCCTCGCGCCTTATGTCGAGGGGCATTTGCCGGGCATCTTCAGCCTGCTGCTCCTGCTGCCGATCGGCATCCTGGTGGCCGGTTTCGCCTGGAGCCGCCTGCCCGAGTCGCTGCGCCTGAAGGTGCCGGACGGCTGGGAGAGCGCGATCCTGATCCCGGTGATCATCTTCGTCGGCTTCCTCTCGCTGTACCTGAGCCCGTTCATGGAGAACTGGTTCTTCGGCGGTGACATGCGCATGTGGATCTCCCACGACCTGGGGATCACCTACGACCAGCGCAACGCCCTGGTGGTCGGCCTGGCCATGGGCTTTGCGGTGATCCCGAACATCTACTCGATCGCCGAAGACGCCGTGTTCAGCGTGCCCCGTGGCCTGACCCTGGGCTCCCTGGCCCTGGGCGCCACGCCGTGGCAGACCATGACGCGGGTGGTGATCCTCACCGCCAGCCCGGGGATCTTCTCGGCGCTGATGATCGGCATGGGCCGCGCCGTGGGCGAAACCATGATCGTGCTGATGGCCACCGGCAACACCCCGGTCATGGAAATGAACCTGTTCGAAGGCCTGCGCACCCTGGCCGCCAACGTCGCGGTGGAAATGCCCGAATCGGAAGTCGGCGGCAGCCACTACCGCGTGCTGTTCCTCTCGGCGCTGGTGCTGCTGTTGTTCACCTTCGTCATGAACACCCTCGCCGAGCTGATCCGTCAGCGTCTGCGCAAGAAATACTCGTCGCTTTAA